The Oryctolagus cuniculus chromosome 4, mOryCun1.1, whole genome shotgun sequence genomic sequence tgtaccaagataaacttattgtTTAAGGCTCAGTAGTATCCAGGCTTCCACTTCAGATCCTAGATATCCTCTGTGGAAAGGGAGGACTACGGTATGGTGAACCCCAGTATATCATCACCCAATTTCAGTAGTTCTCAACATAGAACAGATGTCTCACCTGCACCTCCATTCTCCACTCTGAATTGTTCTGAAACCCAAGTTTATGTTTTACCTGTATGTACTTCAATGTGTATCTCAAAgttaagggatttttaaaaaataactacacTATCATTGTAATTTTTAGCAACAGTTTCTTAATACCAGCAAGTGTTCATGAAGGTTtgaatttctacatttttgtCACATTTAATTTGCTAGAGTAAGGATCCCAACAAGACATAGACATTGCATTGGATTAATCACAGCTTGAGATACTTTTTCCTTTTGTGAAAATCTCTGATGAAACAAATGTGTTCATCTTTTTACTCTCAGGTCTTAAAAATGAGCTATAACAAAGTCCAAAAACTTCAGAAAGATACTTTTTATGGCCTCAGGAGCTTGACACGGTTGCATATGGACCACAACAATATTGAGTTTATAAACCCAGAGGTGTTTGTTGGACTCACCTCGCTCCGCCTTGTCCACTTGGAAGGAAATCGGCTCACCAAGCTTCATCCAGATACGTTTGTCTCTATGCACTACCTCCGGGTATTTAAAGTGTCTTTCATCAAGTACCTCTACTTGTCTGATAACTTCCTGACCTCCCTCCCCCATGAGATGGTCTCCTCTATGCCAGACCTGGAAAGCCTATATCTGCATGGGAATCCATGGACCTGTGACTGCCACTTAAAATGGTTGTCTGACTGGATACAGGAGAAGCCAGGTATCTGTATTTGCTTAATTATTTGTCCTAATTAAATAGAATGTTTCTACTGTAAGTGGGAAGGCCAAAGTGGTTTAGCTGGAGAGAAGATGAAGTCTCAGTAATAAGGAATCCTTGTATATTTTTGCTGGCTGTGTTCTTGCTACTGTGGCAGAGTGAAGTAGTTACTTTAGAGACCTGTGGTCCACGAGGCTGCAACTCTTTCACACGCTGGCCCCTGAGTTTGAGTTGGCAAACCCTTGGCTTAGAGAATAAAGCTGGGGCTCCTCAGCCCACATACCAGGTCCTCCTTCTGTGGTCTTGGCTCATCCTCCTTTCCTAGCTCTTCAACTATTAGATCCTTTCCCATCCCAGACACACCACAGGCTAATTCACCACTGTTTTACCACTGCTTGTCCCCCACCTACCTCAGCCACATCAGAATATACATTCCATCAGTTTGCGATTTGCTTGCACTTCTATTCTCAAATGGAcaacattttattatattcaaTATATTAGATGTCTGTTGCCTTTCCTAGGTCTAATTTATCCCTAGCATATGTCTGGAGCACAGTAAGTACtcaagttttgttgttgttgaactcAGTGTTTATTATATAGTCATTTTGATATAATATAATTGAGCCCACCATTCCAGCCACTAGATACATATggtcattgttttattttatgtatttgaaaggcacagaaacagagactttatttccactgcttcacttcccaaatgctcacagcatcTACAGCTGGGCTgggaccaaggccaggagctgggaattcaatctactCCTCCTACTTTGGTGGCAGCAACTCAATTATttaaaccatcactgctgcctccagaggtctgcattggcaggaggctagAGCCAAGAACTAGAGCCAAGAatagaacccaagtactccaatgtgggatgcagctgtcttaaccactaggataaACACCTGCTCCTAGATATTGGTGGTCTTACGACATCCCAAACTTTTCttcatatgagggtacttcaaaaagttcctggagtgATGGGCATTGGAGGCAGTGGCTAAACGCCAGCTTGAGATGGCCTAAGATCAAGTCTCACATCCACCatattctaacttcctgctaatgtgcgccctgggaggccggaggtaatggctcaagtgattgtattcctggctcttggcctcagcatggctcaaccctggctgttgtggatatatGGGGATTTAACTAGTGAACAGGAGATCTGTCTATTTCagataagcaaaaaataaacttaccttttccaagaacatcttttttatttcacaggtagagttatagacagagagagagacagagagaaaggtcttccttccgttggttcactccccaaatggccgctacggccagcgctgtgccaatccgaagccaggtgcttcttcctggtctcccatgtgggtgcaagggcccaagcacttgggccatcctccactgccctcccaggccacagcagagagctggactggaagaggagcaactgggactagaacccggcacccatatgggatgccagcgcgcaggcggaggattagcctagcgagctgcagtgccggccctcaagaacattttttttaatttttttttttgacaggcagagtggacagtgagagagagagacagagagaaaggtcttccctttgccgttggttcaccctccaatggccgccgcggccagcgcgctgcagccggcgcactgcactgatctgatggcaggagccaggtacttatcctggtctcccatggggcgcagggcccaagcacctgggccatcctccactgcactccctggccacagcagagagctggcctggaagaggggcaaccgggacagaatccggcgccccaaccgggactagaacccggtgtgccagcgccgcaaggtggaggattagcctagtgagccgaggtgccggcctcaagaacattttctaaaaattttattttggtgcaacaactttgaagtccatgcatattttttccataataggcatttccatgaacttgttgaagatgccttgtatatattttttgcacctacatatgcacacatgccATTTAGTTGAGTCTAAATAAGTATTGCTTTGACTGAGATGCACAGGATAATCCTATAAGACCCATGAATCAATCACATCAGTCTCTTATGCTGTGAAATGTTTTTTATCTATTCTAGGAGACTGACAGCTTCTCGCACCAACAGTTGCCTCACTAGGCATGTACTAAGCAATCCTTTTGCACATATTTCAGGGTCAGATGTCACACTCCTTCATATATTTGGGGGTATCTTTCACTCTTTGGTTCTACAAAGCTCTAGTTATTACTTttctataaaatatgaatttatggCCATTTGTATGACGAACATTTGTTGTACCAATATTAAGTTTATGTCCTTATGTTATTTACATTATTTCCAAATATACAACAATCTTATTTTCATTCCAGAGTGTAATCTTAATGAAAGTAGGAAACTTAATATATGTAATATCAACAATGCATATGACACAATTGAAAATTAAACAGCTGGGACAATATTTGAAGGTATATACAGGCAATGACAGTTGTATTAAGACTGCCAACTGCTACTATAAAACATCTTCAATTTTGAGAGATTTCAATTTAAATATAGGGGCTAGTGTTGcggagtagcaggtaaaaccacccatgtggaaggcctagagaaaactcctggctcttatCTTCAACTTGGCCAAactccagctgtcgcagccatctgagcagtgaaccagtggactgaagacctgtttctccctctctgtgactctaacatctttaaaaacaaaacaaaacaaaacaacaggcTGCCCAGTCTTCTCCTCGTTCCTTCCTAAGCATCCCTTGCTCAGAGCTGAGAACATATGGCTAGACAAGAACAGAGCTTCTGGTCTGGTGGGAGACCGCCAACTAGAGAAAGGCAAGGGGAGGTAAGATAGGAGAGAGTGAAGCAGAGAGTCTCCAAGAGTTGTTCAGATTGGATCCTGGAGTAGTAAGTGGTGATGCATTAATGGGAGAAGGCATGTTAGATAGGCCAGAGATGCACAGGGCATTCCGTGGTTTAAGACTGGAAGGCATTTTATGAGACTGCTATGAATGGGGGTGATATGATCAGATTTAATAATGGATGTCAAAGGCCTGCTAACATTGGCTCAGGTGTAAGCAATAATAAGCATACAGTGATGTGAGATATAATGAAGCCAGAAGTCTGCTAGGCTTTCTGGTTTGGTAGGGGTTGAGCCAGGGTGCTTTGATAGTAGGTATAGCTTGTTGGTAAGTGGGAGATTGAAAGGAGCTGCTTATGATGGCACAAAGCTTTGCAGCTTTGAATGAGTTAAGACCATAAAATCTGCTGAAGAATGCTGAGTGGCCAAATACCTGTGACATCATCTGTCACACTGAAGTACAGCTGTTCACCCTTAACTGCAGAGTTACATTCCAAGACGCTGGCAGAAGCTTAAAACCATAGAGAGTTCCAAACACGTATACAGTTTTATCTTTTCCATCTTAACTCTGTACCTGTGATTTTGTCGCTAAAGGTACAATGGCAACACTGACACAACTTTAAGGATAGAAAAATCATTCTTACTCCAGATTTTGCAACCTCAgcgtgtggcttttttttttttcctttcacctTTTCAAGTAAAGGCAACACTTTACAACTACTCTTTGTCATTAAGTCCCTGAATACAACTACTCTTTGTCATTAAGTCCCTGAACACAGCACTGTGATACCACAATAGTCACTAATTGGCAGGTAGGGTACACAACATGAGTAATTATGTGGACAAAGGGAAGATTCATACTGCAGGTGAGGTGGAGGGCATGAGATTGCATCACACTACACAGAATGGTGCACAATTTGAATTTGCCACTTAAAAAATTTTGAGCACAGTTAACCTTGGTAACTAAAACCAAAGATAAGGGAGTGGGGAGCTCAAACCACTGACGGGTTTGAAGTCCTTGGTCAGAGTGATTTTCTGAAGCTTGTGAGAGAAAATGTGCATGTGTAAGGAGGTGATTTGAGTGTCTAACTGCTCTGGCCTATTAGATCTTGTAGGAAGTACAGTGCTTCTCTTGTGTGCTATGTCCATTGCATGAGGGGGAAGCTACTATATGGAAGGGCATGAAATCTTGTTCAAGGGAAAACTCTGTACTTCTTATGAAGTACACTTGTGACCAGTCATTTAAAGTAGGCTCATCaaagcagtatttttaaatacCCAAGTATGAGGTATCCAATACCTGAAAAGTACAAAGGCTAATCCCAATGCTAGAAGATTTATAAACTTCTGGCATCATCAGAGTATCAGATTTTTAATGGGCTGATCCAAGATTTGTGTCCCCTCCCAATTTAACCTAGTCTTGCAGTAACCAAAGTCACAAACCTGAGTCTTCTTTCAGTCACCTTCCGTGTCAATCAGTCCTCACATCCTACTAATTCTTCTACCTGTTTCATTTTCTCCTGCATCCATCTGATTCCTGGACCAGTCCATAGTATGTTGTGTATCAGTCAGTGTTCTTTGGGACCATGGAAAGAAACTTGGGTTTCAAGTCTATGCAAGAGCTGATAAATGACTGTTTATTAAATAGGTTACCATATAAAGGATGATGAGTGAAGAAGTGGAACTAAAATGctattaataaatgaaaaacctAAGCATGGGATTTCATGTCCCTAAATATGGACTGACTGACTCAACTAATGTTTACTGAGTATCAAATACATATCAGGCATTTTCTACGTGTGAGCGATAAAgccctgaaaaagaaaaatgcagtccCATGCCTATGCATTTTATGTTGTAGCAGGACATGTGGACTTTTtttcagaaatcaattcaaagaCAAAGAACATGGCCATCTGTCGATTATAAACAACTTAGaaattttaatctttaattctaacaaactatttctttaaaaacttcaaaTGTTAATTCATAATGATTCAATTGtgatctttcctagatgtaataaaatgcaaaaaagacaGAAGTCCTTCCAGTGCACAGCAGTGTCCCCTGTGCACTAACCCCAGGACCTCTAAAGGCAAGCCCTTTGCTGTGGTCCCAGCAGCAGCTTTCCTGTGTGCCAAGCCAACTATTGACCCATTCCTGAAATCAAAGAGCCAAACTATTCCGGAAGACAGCCCTCCTGCCTCCATCTCTCCCCACGATTTCATGGCACCTTTTGGCTCCCTGGCTTTGAATATGACAGACCAGTCTGGAAATGAAGCTAACATGGGCTGCAGTATCCAAAAGCCCACAAGGACATCACCCATTGCAGTCACAAAAGACAATGACCGCATCAGACTAAATATATCCTTTTCAGCATCTCTGGTGTGCAACCTCGATCACAGTCACATTCAGCCAGTGTGGCAACTTCTGGCTTTATACAGTGATTCTCCTCTAGTTCTTGAAAGGAGCCACGTACTCAGGGAAACACCACAGCTCTGCTACAAATATAAACAGATGGCTCCTAAACCTGAAGACATTTTTACCAACATAGAGGTTGACCTCAGTGCAGAGCCCTCTTGGTTAATGCAAGACCGAATTTCCTTGCAACTGAACAGGATTGCCACCACACTCAGTACCTTACAGATCCAGTACTCGAGTGATGCCCAAGTCACTGTACCCAGGGCAGAGATGAGGCCAGTGAAACACAAATGGACCATGATTTCAAGGGATAACAATACTAAGCTGGAACACACTGTTTTGGTGGGTGGGACCATTGACCTGCATTGCCCAGGCCAAGGAGATCCCACCCCACATTTGGAGTGGCTTCTGGCTGATGGGAGTAAAGTGAGAGCTCCTTATGTTAGTGAGGATGGACGAATCCTCATagacaaaaatggaaaactgGAGCTCCAGATGGCCGACACTTCTGACACAGGCCTATACCACTGCATAAGCACTAATTACGGTGATGCAGATATTCTTACCTACAGGATAACCGTGGTAGACACCTCTGCAGAAGCTTATCATGGAGATGGCGTTCATCACACAGTTTTCAGTGGTGAATCACTAGATCTTCCATGCGTTTCTAATGGTAGCCCAGATGCCTCTACTAGCTGGATTCTTCCAGGAAACACTGTGCTCTCTGAGTcctcaaaagaaaagcaaattcttAATAATGATACACTAAGAATAGTACAGGTCAGCCAAAAAGACCAAGGCCACTATCGTTGTATAGCTGCCAACCCATCTGGGGTcgattttttgatttttcaagtTTCAGTCAAAGTAAAAGGACAAAGGCGAGTGGAACATGATGTGGAAGCAGATGGATCAGGACATGATGAGTCCAATCCCATTGCCCATCCTCAGGAGTCTCCAGCTAGGCAGCTCCCTACATCTGCTCCAGAGAGGCCCGGGGTTGGAAAACAATTCTCAAGTGCAAGGAAAAGACACAACAATCGGGAGTTAACACAGCGGTGGCACGGAGATTCCACACGCCGCCGGTTCAGGGAACACAGGAGGcacttccctccctctgctcagAGAATTGACCCACAACGCTGGGCAGCACTCATGGAGAAAGTGAAAAAGAATGCTGTGCCAGAACGAAGAGAAATGACTACAGTAAGGCCACCCCCAGCTGTCACCCAGTTCTTGAAAGTACCTGGCGAGGAAGACGACTCTTCAGGCAGGCTCCCTCCAGAGGAGGAACTTAAGGTCTTGGCAGCCAAAGCTTCCACTGCTCCAGCCAGGATGGTGACTGCTGACTCCAGAACAGTGTCTCCTAGCTCCGTGACAAGTATGCCTTCTGGCACGGAAGTCTCACCAGTTCCAAGTCCACAAGTACTACCATCTGTAAAACCAATGGATTTCAGACTATCTAATGCTGTTAAAACCACAGCACGATCAAAGAATATAAGCCCAACTACATCAAGTGCAATGAAAGGTGCAAACAACCAAAATTCATCCATTATTTTTTCACTGCTACCTGGAACAAGCAAAGTTCATGATACTGATCAGATTGGAATAAAAGAACATTTCCAAAGCACAATCCCAGTAACAGTAAGAACTGTGATCAAAGACACCCACATCAAAATGCATGCTAGTACTAATGACAAAGCAGACCTATTCTTAGCACCAGAAACTGCCACAAGGGGTCAGCAGACATCGATGATGGGCATCGGTGAGTCTAGCACCGATGTGTTCTACCTTCACCCTACTCAACAGCTTAGCACTTCCAAGCTCCCTTCAGATCCGTACACTGCTGCTCATTCTCAGTTTCAGAGTCCTAGAAATAGTACAACTAACATTCCTCCGACCAGACGCTTTGGAAGACGGAGGAAAATTTGGGTCAGGGGGCGAGTTATCAGTCCATATAGGACTCCAGTGCTCCGGCGGCATAGATACGGCAGGCCAACATCCAGAGGTTATTCTGAAGAAAACACTACTGCATTTTTGGCCCCAGAGTTCAATGTGGTGTGTCCCTCCTGTCCTCCCAGAAGGAGCCCTACTACTACTCCAACAGTATTATCTCTTTTAAGTTCTCCTAGCACCCTCCCCAAAGCGGACATTGCCAGAGCCACATCAGGAGAATCTACAACTCTTGTCCAGAACTCATCATTACTATCTGAGAACACACTACATGTAGGTAATGAGAAAACAGCACCCAGCATAAAATACTTCAGTGCTGAAAATACCCAGGTGACTCCAACTGATACAGGCCCGACTTATACCCCAACATCTTTATCTatggaaaaaagttttaaaacagaTGTGAGTGACTCTGGTGTGTCTAACATCGGTGAAGCTAAAAGAGATTCAGTGATTCTATTGCCACCTTCAGAATCCATCACCAAGCCATCGATGCCTACTACTATGGCCATTACAAGATTATCAAGAAGGAAATTTCCCTGGCATCACACCTTTGTAAATAACCATAACCAAAAAGAGAGATTAAGGAATCTGCATAAACACGGTTTTGAAAACACGGTCATGATGCTTCCTAAAACATCTCCTGCTTTACCCACGGATCCAATTGCCCCCTCCTACTTCACAACACTCTCAACAAGTCTCATACAAATTCCATCTGTAACACTGCCCACAACTCACTACCAAACCATGGAAACACACAGTCCCCAAAGTCTCCCTACAGTGAAGGAGCTGCCCTTCCCAGCTTTTTACTCTATGCCTCCTAGCACCACAAGCATAGCCTCAAGTACAGCGAGCTTCCAACCTGTAAAAATGGACACACTGGCACCTCTGACtactgcccctgcacctgtaatGATGTATAAAACCCAAACAGTCGGACCAAgggtacaaaaattaaaaaggaaaaaggggcCTCAGAATAGGAAAGACCCAAACATCTCTCCAGGCCAGAGTTCTGGCTTCACGACATCCACTGATCTGACACCTCTTGCTCTAAACACAGCCAAGATTTTAATCAAACCCAGTGTCTCTGCTTCCACTCACTCTTCTCTAGAAAACACCAAGGGAATTTCAAGTACAACTGGTCTTCCTTCAAGAACTCTTAATCTGACAGATGTAATTGAAGAAGTCCCCCTAGAGAGTCCTCAGACTTTGAGGGGCACAATTGCTTCTGAAACAACTCTGTCCAGTAAATCACACAAGATTACCACAACTAGGAAAACAATCACGAAACACTCAACTGTGCCACCATTCCAGAGCAGCAGTGCTACTGTAATGCCAAGTCCCACCTCCTCTGCCTTTATGCAAAGTACAGTTACTGACAAAGCGGCAGTTCCCATTTCTGAGACGTCGATGAATGCAGTGATCAAGCCTCATGAATCCACACAGCACAATACCAATCGACAGCAATTAGCTGCAGAGGTTACCTCATCTCTTGAGGCTCCTGCAAAAGCCAAGTTTGCAATTGGAACCACTCACTTTACCTACTCTAATCTGTTAAATACTACTCCTATGCCAGCACTAGTAACAGTGACACCACAGAATTCAAAATGGACTACCTCTCCCTTGCCAGAAATTGTTGAAGGCAGCAAAATTCCTTCATTAAGCATGCTTCCCACTCTAGGCTTGCCACAGTCCACCCCTCATACTTCCAGTTGGGATAGACAGAAGAATGCAAAGAAAACTGGCTTTGATATGAAACCCATTCAAAAACTAACAACTTCTAAACTCCttccctctgactctctgtctagGAATGTATTTGAAAAGCCCAGAATAGTTGGAGGGAAAGCTGCAAGTTTTACAGTTTCAGCTAACTCAGATGCCTTTCTTCCCTGTGAAGCTAGTGGGAACCCCCTTCCCACCATCCACTGGACCAGAGTCTCTTCAGGTACTTGAAACTATGTCTTTATACTTCATCTTCTTTAATTGCAAAACTAGCAAAAGATGGTGTTAggtttccagggtgcacatctgAGGAATCAACACtagtttcaatattttttccaaagtaaGACACTGTTAATATTCTCATTTGATATTTGCATACTTTTAAAAACACCTTAATTAAGAGTAGATCTTGAAGTTCTTTGAAAACAGATAAATATGATTTGAAAAAGGAGGTCATTGTGTTGAACCACTGGCTTTTAAGTTTTGTGTATAAAGAAAATCCAagaataattttagaaatatgaCTACTAGGTGGCCTAATTTTAATGTAAATGCATTATGCTCAATAGCCTAACAAAAAGATAACAGTATGTTTTCTATTTAAACTTTGATGACCTATGGTTATAAATCTTTTCttaccaggacttgaactttctaaaataaaacagaacagcaGGTTCCAGGTGCTACCCAATGGCACCCTGTTCATCCAGAGGGTGGACATTCAGGACCGTGGACAGTACCTGTGCTCAGCATCCAATCCGCTTGGGACAGACCACCTTCATGTCACTTTGTCCGTAGTCTCCTATGCCCCCAGGATCCTGGAGAAACGCACCAAAGAGATCACACTTCATTCTGGAAGCACCGTGGAACTGAAATGCAGAGCGGAAGGCAGGCCAAGCCCTACGATTTCCTGGATACTTGCAAACCAAACAGTAGTCTCAGAATCTGAGGGAAACAGACAGGCCTTAGTGACACCTGATGGAACACTGGTCATCCACAGTGTCAGCGTTTATGATCGTGGCTTTTACCAATGCATAGCCAGCAATGCAGTTGGCCAGGATTCACTACTGGTAAAGATGCAAGTCATTGCAGCCCCACCTGTGATTCTAGAACAAAAGAGGCAAGTCATTGCAGGGGCTTGGGGTGAAAGTTTGAAACTGCCCTGCACCGCCAAAGGAACCCCTCAGCCCAGTGTCCACTGGGTCCTCTCTGATGGTACTACAGTGAAACCATTGCACTTTACTAATTCCAAATGGTTCTTATATTCAAATGGGACTCTGCATATAAGAAACATAGGCTCTTCAGACAAGGGCATGTACGAATGTATTGCTACCAGTTCCACTGGCTCAGAGAGGAGAGTGGTTATACTTACAGTGGAAGAGCGAGACACCATCCCCAGGATAGAAGTTGCATCCCAGAAATGGACCCAGGTGAATTTTGGGGACAAATTGCTACTGAACTGCTCAGCCACAGGAGAACCCAGACCCAAAATAATTTGGAGGTTACCATCCAAGGCTGTTGTCGACCAGTGGCACAGGTAAACCCGCACTGTTGAGTTGGAATTATCCACTGTATATATTTAACTGTACGAGTTATGAAATAGGAAAAGTGATAGAGCAAGGCTAGCAGTTTAGGGAGCACGGGGACTCTACATAAAAGCAATCTTCTCTAAAGAAACCTACTCCTTATCAGATCATTTGCATGTAAAAACCAGTCTACTCACACACTGCACTCAAGGGGGCAGCCTCCTGAGTCTATAGttaaaagaatataaatctaATTTGCTTCACACTTGTGACACTAAAATAACCATGTAAATATATTCATAATTTCTATATCAAAAAGAAAATCCTTGCAATGCAGTCAAGGTTCTGGAGGGACGCAATCCATTGTATCACTCTTAGGGTCTCCcgtattttaaactttaataacactgaaatttaatttcctcttttctaacACTGTAAAGCACTTTATGAAAGTtacaacaggccggcgccgtggctcaataggttaatcctccaccttgcggcgccggcacaccgggttctagtcccggtcagggcgccggattctgtcccggttgcccctcttccaggccagctctctgctatggccagggagtgcagtggaggatggcccaggtgcttgggccctgcaccccatgggagaccaggaaaagcacctggctcctggctcctgccatcggatcagcgcggtgcgccggctgcagcggcggccattggagggtgaaccaacggcaagggaagacctttctctctctgtctctctctctcactgtccactctgcctgtcaaaaaaaaaaaaaaaaaaaaaaaaaaaaaaagaaagttacaacagtgaggtcttttttttatttgatagaattatagacagtgagagagacagagagaaaggtcttccttctgttggtacaccccacaaatggctgctatggttggtgctgtgccaatccgaagccaggagccaagtgcttcttcctggtctcccatgtgggtgcaggaacccaaaaacTACTTGCATGAattaatatgaatatattaatgaatttaacttgtgatttttttttaacttaaaagtaaATGTCAATTTCTAAGAACCAAGTTTTTCAAATGTCAACAAAACTACCTGGCCAAATGTTACActgaaattcaatttaaaattctaaaatgttgaGCTATGCAACATAAACTTCAGAAACCAGATCTTTGTTAGATCTACTATACATTTACTCATGGCATCAAATATTTTCAAGACTTTGAGCATTTAATTTCACAATATCAGcaccgtattttttttttttgccttcgaGTTATTGTAAGCATTTCATTAATGATGAAGGCCAGTTCTAGTTATTGAAATTAATGCATTTATAATAAATCATGCCCATGTACTGTGGAATTCTTATTTACCAAGAGACCACTCATTATACTAGGGAATTACCCAATCTGAAACATGTACTAGCAGTGTTGGAAACATCACATTTGCAATGGAAATAACAGATAGAATTCAAAATTTAGCTTGTGAAGCCAAGACCAAAACATTTACTGGGTGTCGTAAAGTCTATTTTTGAACATGGAAATATTTTATCAGATAGTATGAAACACTATGTCTAAAAAAGTCAGTGTAGAGGAATTCTACAAAGCATTCTAAAATGTATTATTAACATCTTAGAATAAGTCCTGatcaaatatttcagaaaatttctgaaaattaaatcaCAAAGAAATTAGGCTGTTTCTATTTTGTCTTTGGAAAATCCTTATGGAACACAgactattaaattttaaaaagaaaaataaggtcctactatggaagagacagagagactgcaTAAGGTCCCAAATACTATAGTGCACCCACCAGAGGTGCAGGTACTGTATTTTTACCATGA encodes the following:
- the IGSF10 gene encoding immunoglobulin superfamily member 10, coding for MKVKGNGVTCLLVSFGVICLVATPGGRACPRRCACYVPTEVHCTFRYLAFIPDNIPPNVERINFGYNSLVRLTEADFSGLSKLELLMLHSNGIRTIADKTFSDLQALQVLKMSYNKVQKLQKDTFYGLRSLTRLHMDHNNIEFINPEVFVGLTSLRLVHLEGNRLTKLHPDTFVSMHYLRVFKVSFIKYLYLSDNFLTSLPHEMVSSMPDLESLYLHGNPWTCDCHLKWLSDWIQEKPDVIKCKKDRSPSSAQQCPLCTNPRTSKGKPFAVVPAAAFLCAKPTIDPFLKSKSQTIPEDSPPASISPHDFMAPFGSLALNMTDQSGNEANMGCSIQKPTRTSPIAVTKDNDRIRLNISFSASLVCNLDHSHIQPVWQLLALYSDSPLVLERSHVLRETPQLCYKYKQMAPKPEDIFTNIEVDLSAEPSWLMQDRISLQLNRIATTLSTLQIQYSSDAQVTVPRAEMRPVKHKWTMISRDNNTKLEHTVLVGGTIDLHCPGQGDPTPHLEWLLADGSKVRAPYVSEDGRILIDKNGKLELQMADTSDTGLYHCISTNYGDADILTYRITVVDTSAEAYHGDGVHHTVFSGESLDLPCVSNGSPDASTSWILPGNTVLSESSKEKQILNNDTLRIVQVSQKDQGHYRCIAANPSGVDFLIFQVSVKVKGQRRVEHDVEADGSGHDESNPIAHPQESPARQLPTSAPERPGVGKQFSSARKRHNNRELTQRWHGDSTRRRFREHRRHFPPSAQRIDPQRWAALMEKVKKNAVPERREMTTVRPPPAVTQFLKVPGEEDDSSGRLPPEEELKVLAAKASTAPARMVTADSRTVSPSSVTSMPSGTEVSPVPSPQVLPSVKPMDFRLSNAVKTTARSKNISPTTSSAMKGANNQNSSIIFSLLPGTSKVHDTDQIGIKEHFQSTIPVTVRTVIKDTHIKMHASTNDKADLFLAPETATRGQQTSMMGIGESSTDVFYLHPTQQLSTSKLPSDPYTAAHSQFQSPRNSTTNIPPTRRFGRRRKIWVRGRVISPYRTPVLRRHRYGRPTSRGYSEENTTAFLAPEFNVVCPSCPPRRSPTTTPTVLSLLSSPSTLPKADIARATSGESTTLVQNSSLLSENTLHVGNEKTAPSIKYFSAENTQVTPTDTGPTYTPTSLSMEKSFKTDVSDSGVSNIGEAKRDSVILLPPSESITKPSMPTTMAITRLSRRKFPWHHTFVNNHNQKERLRNLHKHGFENTVMMLPKTSPALPTDPIAPSYFTTLSTSLIQIPSVTLPTTHYQTMETHSPQSLPTVKELPFPAFYSMPPSTTSIASSTASFQPVKMDTLAPLTTAPAPVMMYKTQTVGPRVQKLKRKKGPQNRKDPNISPGQSSGFTTSTDLTPLALNTAKILIKPSVSASTHSSLENTKGISSTTGLPSRTLNLTDVIEEVPLESPQTLRGTIASETTLSSKSHKITTTRKTITKHSTVPPFQSSSATVMPSPTSSAFMQSTVTDKAAVPISETSMNAVIKPHESTQHNTNRQQLAAEVTSSLEAPAKAKFAIGTTHFTYSNLLNTTPMPALVTVTPQNSKWTTSPLPEIVEGSKIPSLSMLPTLGLPQSTPHTSSWDRQKNAKKTGFDMKPIQKLTTSKLLPSDSLSRNVFEKPRIVGGKAASFTVSANSDAFLPCEASGNPLPTIHWTRVSSGLELSKIKQNSRFQVLPNGTLFIQRVDIQDRGQYLCSASNPLGTDHLHVTLSVVSYAPRILEKRTKEITLHSGSTVELKCRAEGRPSPTISWILANQTVVSESEGNRQALVTPDGTLVIHSVSVYDRGFYQCIASNAVGQDSLLVKMQVIAAPPVILEQKRQVIAGAWGESLKLPCTAKGTPQPSVHWVLSDGTTVKPLHFTNSKWFLYSNGTLHIRNIGSSDKGMYECIATSSTGSERRVVILTVEERDTIPRIEVASQKWTQVNFGDKLLLNCSATGEPRPKIIWRLPSKAVVDQWHRMGSRIHVYPNGSLFIQSVTEKDGGDYLCVARNKLGDDLILMHVSLTLTPAKIDHKQHFRKQVPYGKDFQVDCKASGSPVPEISWSLPDGTMINNAMQADDSSRRTKRYTLFHNGTLYFNKVGIAEEGDYTCYAQNTLGKDEMRVHLTVITAAPRIRQGYKASTRVKAGDTAVLDCEVIGEPKPKIFWFLPSNDMISFSYGRYTYHTNGSLSIHKVQPLDSGKYVCVARNPRGDDSKMHKLDVVAQPPLINGLYTNKTVLRVTAVRHSKKHLDCKAEGTPPPQVMWIMPDNIFLTAPHDGGRVTVHKNGTLEIRNVRPSDAADFTCVARNEGGESVLVVQLEVLEMLRRPTFRNPFNERIVGQLGKATALNCSVDGNPPPEIIWILPNGTQFSNGPRNSQYLIASNGSFIIHRTTRNDAGKYRCAARNKVGYIEKLIILEIGQKPVILTYALGMVKSVSGESVSLHCMSDGVPKPNIKWTLPSGYVLDRPQINGKYILHENGTLVIKAATAYDRGNYVCKAQNSAGHALITVPVMIIAYPPRITSRPPRSILTRTGAAFQLHCVALGVPKPQVTWEMPDHSLLSTGSEGRTYRREVLYPQGTLVIQNPQTSDSGIYKCTARNALGSDSATTYIRVI